The following coding sequences are from one Arcobacter nitrofigilis DSM 7299 window:
- a CDS encoding response regulator transcription factor has protein sequence MNNLDILKELNVLHVDDNIQACENIKKTLEYYFKNVFIAHNGEEALEIYNTKECHLLIVDYDMPIMNGYEFLQIIREKDDEISAMIISSYDDKVKLKNAIGLNLLEYIVKPYGLDELKDVLNKFVKSLEKKELIRYYVTETLFYDRLKRTFIDDSKEYKFTSYEIKLIEYLFRYKNQVIKYDELLYILESSNQKSLINSVYNINKKLNIKLIENVKDMGYWLKR, from the coding sequence ATGAATAATTTAGATATATTAAAAGAATTAAATGTATTACATGTAGATGATAATATTCAAGCTTGTGAAAATATCAAAAAGACTTTGGAATATTATTTTAAGAATGTATTTATAGCTCATAATGGAGAAGAAGCATTAGAGATATATAATACAAAAGAGTGTCATCTTTTAATAGTAGATTATGATATGCCTATTATGAATGGTTATGAATTTTTGCAAATAATAAGAGAAAAAGATGATGAGATATCTGCTATGATTATAAGTTCTTATGATGATAAAGTTAAACTCAAAAATGCAATTGGCTTAAATCTTTTGGAATATATTGTCAAACCTTATGGCTTGGATGAGTTAAAAGATGTTCTAAATAAATTTGTGAAAAGTTTAGAAAAAAAGGAGCTAATAAGATACTATGTTACTGAGACTCTTTTTTACGATAGATTAAAAAGGACTTTTATTGATGACTCAAAAGAGTATAAATTTACCTCTTATGAAATAAAACTTATCGAATATCTTTTTAGATATAAAAATCAAGTTATTAAATATGATGAGCTTTTATATATTTTAGAATCAAGTAATCAAAAATCTTTGATAAATTCAGTTTATAATATAAACAAAAAACTAAATATCAAACTTATAGAAAATGTAAAAGATATGGGATATTGGTTGAAAAGATAG